The DNA region AAGCATGATTTTTGAGCTCCAGCCTCTCCCGAGGCTACCCTCTTGTGCCACGCGTGCAGCCAAGCCTGCAGAGAAAGACCCTGAGCAGGTGCTTCAGTGTCAGGGGCAACGTTCTGAGCCAGCTGAGCCCCCCGCCCACAGAGATGACCTCCACCCTGGAGTCTCAGGCCGGCGGTGCCCTCCCGCGGGCGAGGTACTCTCTGCACTGCCAGGCTGgccaccctcctctctcctctccactgcTGGCCCCAAGCCTGGAACCACCCTGGCCCGAAGCTAAGGACCTCTCCATCCCCTCGAACAAGACTGGCCAGACGCCCGCCGCACAGCAGCCACGCCGGGACCAGGCAGGGGAGCGGACGCGGTGAAAGCCGCCGTGCTGGCAGGGCCGAGGCTGCTGCTTCAGGAGCATAATCAGAAACAAGACAGCGGGGATGCAAGTCACCTTTAGATCAGTGATCAATCCCCTTATAGGAGGAACAGGATAAAGCTGTAACGGGACCACCGCGGACAGCCCGAGGCGCATGCCAGGCCCAGCCTGCGGAGCTGCTTCCCGCTTCTCTGCCGGGCCAGGACACTGGTGCCGACCAGCCCGCTCCCCCGGCCCAGGGCCACACGCCGGCCGAGCAGATGATCAGGGCTCGGCGGTCCTCCCACTGGCATCGCTGTGATCCCCGAGGCAACACGCCTGCACGCGTCAGGCGCAGCCCTGCTCTGTGGACCGAGGCTGGTTGCAGCCCTGGCTCGGCACGCCTGCCGCAGAAGAGAGGCGACCGCGCACACACCTGTATGTTCCCTGGGCCCAGCGGAGGGAAGTCAGGCAGGGTCCCTGGGAGGAGGCCAGGATCCCAACCAGGCAGAAGAGAGGTTCGGGCATTGAACCGGGACCCAGCTGGGCTGGCAGGAGTGGGAGTCCACGGAGGGCCCCTGGGTGCAGTCCCGTGGGAGGACAGGAGGTCGGGGCCACTCCTGGTGTCTCGTCTGACGAAGGGGCTGTGGACGAGACCTGGTGTGGGCGCTGCAACTGGGTGCTGGTGCCGGAGGAGGCATGGGGGAGATTTGGAGAGTGGAGACACAGCGAAAGCATGAGAGGAAGGTGGCCACCCCGGCCAGCGAGTCTGGAGGCGGGCCCAGAGGAGGCGAGGCGGGAGGGCAGCCGGACAGGACAGAGCCGGGAGGACAGGACAGCTGGGAGGACAGGACAGAGCTGGGAGGATGGGGCAGAGCCGGGAGGACAGGGCAGagctggcgggggcgggggcggggggggcggggggagggagtgagggcacAGAAGAGGGCAGGCCCGGGAGCATCGAGGGGCCCAGCGGGCAGCAGCGCGGGCAGCTCTGACCAGGAGGTGTCAGGTAGGCCCCAAGGACAGGGCGACAGGACCAGCCTGTTCCTAAGGCCAGCCTGGACAAGAGGCCACTGGGGTCCTTGCTTGCGCTGACCCCTGGAGCTGAGAGGACTGCAGCAGGTGACGGGGCCGTCAGAAGTTGGATTATTAATCCTGCCACTTGGGGAGAATGTGGCAGCTTTCAGAATGAAAAGCGCCAAACGCTCCACATTCGGCACCACCAGGGACAGCCCACCGAGGCACCGGGGAGAAGGAGCCCAGCCACTCGGGGCCTACCTGGCCtcttctctcctgcctctgggAGGGGCAGGACCACAGAGAGGGCCCTTCCTGGAATCCTGGTCTCTGCGCTGGCAGCCGTTCCAGTTCCTCTTTCTCGGGAAGGAAGTGAACAGAGCTGGTAACTGGAaagacagcccagcccagcccagccctgtggAGGGGGTGAGCCAAGCCATTGTTCTCAGGCCCCCTCCTCACAGGGCCtgggggtgcgggggtggggaggagggtctTGTTCCCAGATTCCTGCACTTGCAAAACCAGAGCACAAAGGGAAGTGGGGGGACCGCAGGCGGCgaggggaggaggcagggccAGTCTGCGGCCAGCAGGGCAGGGCACCCTGCAGGAGTAGCACCGGGACCTGGACAGGGCAGGACGGCCGCCCCCACCACCGTCCTCGGGATACCCGGCTGGGCTTCGAGCGGGCCTGACCGGCTGCCCTGCCGCCGGGGCGGGCAGTCACTTCCCGACACGACCGCTGCTCTCCCGCCAGGCTCACTGCCGCTCGGCAGGTCTGGGGGTGTCACAGTGCCACGTGCCAAGCGTCCCCAAATGAGATCCCCCAGCTCCCCTGCAAGCCCACAGGCACCGCCCGCGCAGTCTTGAGCCAGGTGGCCCCCCACCCACGGCCTGCAAGTGTCCCAGTGACACGTCCCCTCGGTGCCAGCGGTGTCACCcgtctgcttccttcccttcttctcacTCTGCGTGCCCACGCAGGTGAGGATGGGCCTCCCCACTTCAGAAAACGCCAGGCACCTTCCTCTGTGCATGAGGCGGCCCCCCCAGCAGGtgtccctgccctgggccctctGAATGACACCTGGAGACCAGGGGCCTCCAGGAAGAACGTAGGAACAAGAAGCAAAAATGGACGGAAAGCAAGTGCAAACTGGTACTTTGAGCTCGCGATCTGCACCTGAAATCAGAAGTGTCCTCACGGTTCATAACTAAGAGGACGCACGCAGAGCTGCTTGTAGCTCATGGGGCAGGGTTTCTAAGTTCTGTGTTTATGAACTGCCGGAACACAAACTCGGGCAGGTTCTTAATCTAAAACCCGGCACTGACTCCTGAGACACTCACAGCCCCTCTCGGGCCGAGAGAGCCGGCCGTACGAGCACATGAGTGTGTGAAGGAAATTCTCAGTAGGCTGACTCCACGTGACCACCTCCCAAGAACGGAGCCATTTTTCAGCCAGGGCAGGGCCCCTGGCAGCAGCTCTGCCCCTCCTCCGACAGCGCTCCCCCTGCCCTCCTTGGCCGTGGCCCACGAGCCCACAGGGCCCCCCTTCTGTCCTTGGTTTCCGAGAACCTCTGCTCAGTTGACTTCCCCTGGCTGAGCCCGCCCTCCACATGGATGGGGACCCCCAGGAGGGGCGGGGGCGCCAGCGGACCCGCCGTGGGGCCATGGGGGGAGCCAGAGGGCAGGGCTGCCCATCCCACACGCTGGTCCTTCCAGACACAACCCTCGCGCCTCAAACTGGCtggaaacagagagggaagagcCGTTGCACCCGCCCCGGGAGGAGGGGCGTCACGAGAACCCACAGATGGACGCCCACGCGTGCAGAGATGTGGCCCAGGCACCAGGAGACGTGGGGCCCGGAGTGAGGCAGGGCAGGCATGGCAGGAGAGTGAGAGTGTGTGGACGGCAGGAGGGTAGGGACTGAGGCCCAGGGGCCGCTGGACGCCCTGCGAGCCATGTGAGGCCAGAGTGGAGGGGGACCAGGCTGCAGGCTGGTCACAGCATGCACAGGCCGCTCTGGTGGACAGGCTCCCCGGCCCCCAGCCACTTTCCAGGCCGTGGCTCAGCAGGCAGGAGCCTGCAGGCATTTGGGACAGAGATGGGAGAGAGCGAGCCAGCACTGAGTCGGCAAGAAGAGGACGCAGAGGGCTCCGAGGACCCCATGAGGGCGTGTCACCTGCCTGGAGCGCCCGCCGGCTCCCCTGACCCCAGGACTCTGGAGGGAGGACCCGTGTCCCTGCAGCGGCCGTGCCCCTCCCAGATGTGACGGAGCCGGCAGGAGGGCAGCAGCTCGGGACCCGCGTCACCCCGACCCGGCACGCCTCGGCCCAGACACAGGACGGCGGGGAGGGTGGAGCAGGGTGATCGCAGGATTCCGCGACTGATGTGGGAAACCAGGGATGCGCCGGCAGGGCTGCAGCTCCCACCGAGGGGGCTGACGGGGCCGCGGGAGGCCAGGCCTCGGGtccaccccctcctctccaggCTTTTGTCACCATGGCCCACCCAGTCACCCCCCATCACCAAAAGGTGACAGCAGGCACGTTATGGCTCCAAGAGCTGTACGTTTCCCTGGCAAACGGGGCCAGGGAGGCTCCCGCGGCCAGTAGGGTCCTCACAGCTTCCAGCCACACCACCTTGCGACCACAGAAAACACGCATGCGGCAGTTTCTGGCCGTCCCAGCTGGttcagggggcagggaggggcccaggtCCGGTGGAGGGCAGGACTCACGCGCTGCTTTCCCCACAGCCCGCCATGTGGAGCTGCCCACTCAACGGCACGGGCGGCGAGGACCAGCTCCCCTGCCAGCACGTCCAGCGGGCCCTGTCCGCCCTCTCGCTGCTCTACCTGCTTGTCGGCGTCCCCCTCGGCCTCGGCTACAATGCCCTGCTGCTGCTGGTCAACCTGCACGACCCGGGCGGTATGACCATGCCCGACGTCTACTTCGCCAACATGGCCGCGGCCGGCCTGGTCCTCGGCGCCCTGGCGCCTGCGCACCTGCTGGGCCCCGGCGCCGCCGGCTGGGCCGTGTGGGACGCGGGCAGCGAGGTCCACGTCACGCTGCTGGTGCTGTTCAACGTGGCGGCGCTGGTGACCCTGTACTCCACGGCGCTGCTGGCCCTCGACTGCTACATCGAGCGGGCGCTGCCGCGCACCTACATGTCGAGCGTCTACAACACCAGGCACGTGTGCGGCTTCGTGTGGGGCGGTGCCCTGCTCACCGGCTTCTCCTCCCTGCTCTTCTACATCTGCGGCCACGTGGCTGCCAGGCTGGCCGAGTGCTCCCAGGTGCGGCACACGGAGGCGGCTGACGCCATCATGCTGCTCAGCGGGTACCTGGTGCCCGTCCTGGCCATGCTGTACGCGCTCGTGCTCCTCACGCGGATCCGGAAGGAGGACACGCCACTCGACCGGGACGCGGGCCAGCCGGACCCCTCGGCGCACAGGCTGCTGGTGGCCACCGTGTGTGTGCAGTTCGGGCTCTGGACGCCCCACTACCTGACGCTCCTGGGGCGCACGGTCCTGGCTGCGCGGGGGAGGCCAGCGGACGGGCACCACCTGGGGGCGCTGCTCCTCGCCAAGGACCTGTCCAGGTTCCTGGCCTTCGCCAGCAGCGCTGTGGTGCCGCTTCTTTACCGCCACATGGACAGAAACTTCCCCGGCAAACTCCGGCGGCTGATGAAGAAGCTGCAACGTGGGCCCCAGAGCTGCTCCTTGGACGAAGCGGGGGCACAGCCGGCGATGGCGTAGACGCTGCTCCACGGGCCTCGGCCAACCGGGGGGCAGACGGCGCGTGGCAGAAGGCACAGCCCGCAGGGACCGGGTCCCCCGCGCCCGCTGcttgctcccccccccccccgcgtcCAGGAGACTTGCTGGCCCTGCATCacccgctccctccctccctctccccaggagACCAGGCAGAGCCAGGCGAGTCCCCCACAAGAAGCCACCCTCAGGCCGAGGCCGTGATGTCCGAGCAGCAGGTGCCAGGCGTGAGGATGAGCTGGGCCATCGGGGTACCTGGCCGCCCGCAGGGTGTGTGCTTGTCTCCTACGGGCGCCTTTCTGGTCCACGCCTGCAGCAGCCTGCTTCCCTCAGCCTCACGTCTGGCTTTCAAATGAGTGATGAAAATCTAACGCCACTATTTATACTTTGTATTGTTAAAATACTCCATCCCCCCTCCCTCTTGTTTTGTTGTGTATGAAGAGACGTTTGGTAGGAAAGTCAGAAGGTATTAAAATGAAGGAGACACACACGGAAGCGCACTCGGgggatgggtgggtggtgggCTCGCGGGGCCGGAGCTGCTGGCGACTTGCGTGCATGTGGACGTGGTGGGCGAAGAGTCCGGACGGGGCCTCTCCTGACCCTAGGTGTGCCCCCGGGTCACGTCTGCTGTCGCTGGGCCTGCGTGGGTCTGTCCTAAACAAGTCCCCAAAGCgcacaaaagtaaataaactgaaggaagaaaagtgcTGTTAGGATTTCTAACCTAACCCGAAAGCCGATGGGACTGCCGATGGGAAAGAGGGATTTGGACAGGCGGGCGTCACTGGGGCCACAAGGGTGCTGCCTGTTCCCGGGACAGACAGACGAGACGGTACAGACCAGATGACCTGACCAGACGGGGCGGGGCGCAGAGgagcctcccttcccccaccccaagtctTCACGAAGAAATTACTGCCCCACAACCCTCTGACCCTCAGTTCTGAAACCCCCAAACTCCCTAGAAACAAAGATTCATTTTTCAAGTTCGCAGCAAAGGTACGAGGGTACCTTTCTGAGGAAAGATGAATGTGATGGTGGgcgctgccccagcccctgggcttCTGCCACATAAATACATGCATGTTCACTTCTGACCACCCAGCTGCCCCGAGGAGGAGGCTCGCTCTTTTCTGTGGCATCTACCGGGGAAATCGCCCCATTTGGTCCCAGTCTCTTGGGAAATTGAGCCCTGAGTGAGCTGCAGTGCTTTTCTACGTGCAGACTGTTTCCCCTCCCGGCTGAAGAGCCTGTGCAGAAAAGCACAGACACACACTGGATGCCGGGGATGGTCCCCACCCTGCCCGACGTGGCCCTGGGGATGGTTCTGGACAGTAAACCtcggggatggggagggagggactgaAGAGGTGTCTGGGTGGCTCCGGTCCGTGACAAGAGCACAGCCGCCTCCAGGGCCCCGGGCTGTGGTGGGATTTGTCTTCAAATTCCCCATCCCCTCGGCTCCTCCAGCAGCTGCCCCAGCAGTGGGCTGTGCTGAGGGCGCCCCACAGGGTCCCGGCAGGTACGGCAGCCCCGTGGGAGCTGAGAAtacaagccccccccccccaccccccgcttcccTTTCTGCTCTTTGCTCCCACGGCTCCTGGGAAAAGGTAAACCCCCAGCGCCCAGATCTCTGCCTGCAGTCCTGCACCGCTCAGCCCAGCTGGTCTTCCCCAAACAGGACGGGGGGCCTGAAATCACTTTATTTCTGATCAATTTCTCAGTGGCTTTGGTCGCAAGCTGTCTAGTCTCTGGGGGCCTCCTGGGTGGGGAGGTGTCAGACAGCAGCAGCCACGCGTTTCTGTCCCTCCCCCGTCCCGGCGTCCACCTCTACTGGTGACAGAGGGACATAGTGGGGTCTCAGCTGCAGGCCCCTCTGCTGCATCTCAGATCCCCCCCCAGGGCCCCCGCACCTCAGGGCACAAGCCCACCTTTGCCTCGGCCGCTGGTGCCACAACACAGAACCTACTTTCTGTGGACATTTGCTTGACGATCTCATGCTGAATTCACCTCGGTCACTTCCTGCCGTCCCAGTATGTTTGGTTTGATTCCCAGTACTCCTGCCACGTTGCCAAACACTGCAGTGAACTTTTGAGCCCTTCTGATTTGGGGGCTCGGGGTGGTGTGGCCGTGGACTCGAGCCACTtagaagagaaggaggagctACTTGGAAAAAGCCAAGGTGAAGGGTACactcagtcctttttttttaatctctctgtgtgttttaattaatttatttattttggccgcacggcatgtgggatcttagtgccctgaccagggattgaacccatgccccctgcagtggaagcagaatcctaaccactggaccaccagggaagtcccttcaatcCTGTTTTCTTAACTTACCAGTCCTATATTCTTCAAATGCATTTGCAAGATACCAGAAGTTTTCCAGCTTACGTTCTAAGGTCTGCTGACACTTCTTGACTATGATTTTAAAGTTAACGATCTTATTTTTGTCAGTAGACAAAAGGTCACCTACCTTGCTTGCCATGCTCCATTATTTAAGATCCCAAAGGTGAATTTAACCTTGAATTTATTTCATGAAGGTTATAAAATTTAGTGTAGGAAACTGGATCTTTTGCTAATTGTAGCAGATACATCAAGACATCAAACGTTTGTTCCATTATAAAAAGcacctgaggggcttccctggtggcgcagtggttaagaatccgcctgccaatgcaggggacatgggtttgagacctggtccgggaagatcccacatgccgtggagcaactaagcccgtgagccacagctagtgagcctgtgagccacaactactgaggctgcatgccctcaactactgaagcccgcgcgcctagagcacgtgc from Tursiops truncatus isolate mTurTru1 chromosome 15, mTurTru1.mat.Y, whole genome shotgun sequence includes:
- the GPR146 gene encoding G-protein coupled receptor 146 isoform X2, whose protein sequence is MAHPVTPHHQKPAMWSCPLNGTGGEDQLPCQHVQRALSALSLLYLLVGVPLGLGYNALLLLVNLHDPGGMTMPDVYFANMAAAGLVLGALAPAHLLGPGAAGWAVWDAGSEVHVTLLVLFNVAALVTLYSTALLALDCYIERALPRTYMSSVYNTRHVCGFVWGGALLTGFSSLLFYICGHVAARLAECSQVRHTEAADAIMLLSGYLVPVLAMLYALVLLTRIRKEDTPLDRDAGQPDPSAHRLLVATVCVQFGLWTPHYLTLLGRTVLAARGRPADGHHLGALLLAKDLSRFLAFASSAVVPLLYRHMDRNFPGKLRRLMKKLQRGPQSCSLDEAGAQPAMA
- the GPR146 gene encoding G-protein coupled receptor 146 isoform X1, whose amino-acid sequence is MWSCPLNGTGGEDQLPCQHVQRALSALSLLYLLVGVPLGLGYNALLLLVNLHDPGGMTMPDVYFANMAAAGLVLGALAPAHLLGPGAAGWAVWDAGSEVHVTLLVLFNVAALVTLYSTALLALDCYIERALPRTYMSSVYNTRHVCGFVWGGALLTGFSSLLFYICGHVAARLAECSQVRHTEAADAIMLLSGYLVPVLAMLYALVLLTRIRKEDTPLDRDAGQPDPSAHRLLVATVCVQFGLWTPHYLTLLGRTVLAARGRPADGHHLGALLLAKDLSRFLAFASSAVVPLLYRHMDRNFPGKLRRLMKKLQRGPQSCSLDEAGAQPAMA